The DNA window CACACGATTCTGAATTGAACTGGTTTACTATTAAAGACATTATTAGAACAACTAACAAAACTTGAAAGGGATCTAAGGATCAGGTGGCAGCAATATATTCATGTGAATTTCTTGATCTTGATGGCTGTATTATGGTTGCGTATGAGAATATATAAAGTATTGAAGGATAATGAGACAGATTCAGGGAAAAGGGTTCTTTGTGTTATACTTGTTACAAaagaatttgtgattttttttttcaaaataaaaacaaagagaaattaacCAGAGTATGTTATTCCAGTGGGTCTTCATTGTATTTGAGATGAAATTTAACCTTTCTACCATGGTATTTTGCTAAACTCTGAGTATACCCCTGTCAGCAAAAGAAATGTGGGCTTATGTTCTTGTAAAGAAGAGTTTAGAATATAAAGAATGTAAATACACCTTTGGGTTATGTGTTGTTAAAAAGGCAGGGGTCCTGCTTCAGAGATTATGGTTAGAAAAGGTCTCTCTACCGCCTCGTTTTCTCCTTCAGTAACTACATTCCAGCCACCCTGGTCTCCTATTTATTCATGAATCACATCGAGCTCATTAACAACTCAGGGTATTTGTACTTATGCTATCAATCTGTGATGTCCTTCTCCTGGCCTTTCAAAttgctgccttcttttttttttttttttttaagatggagttttgcccttgttggccaggctggagtgcagtggtgcaatcttggctcactgcaacctccgccttccggttcaagtgattctcctgcctcagcctcctgaatagctgggattataggcatgcgccaccatgcctggctaattttgtatttttagtagagatggggtttctccatattggtcaggctggtcttgaactcccggcctcaggtgatccgcctgggattacaggcttgagccactgcgcccagcccaaatggCTGCCTTCTTATCCTTCAGATCTCAGTTCATATGTCAGTTCCTCAGAGAGACCTTTTCTGACTCCAGTATCTAAAGCAGCACCACTGCTTTCTTTAACAGCACTTAAGCcaatgtgtatttatattttatgttgtagCTCTCTTCTTTACTAAATTATAAGCCCATATCCCTTTTGCTGACAGGAGTATGCCCAGAGTTTAGTAAAATACCAGGTACATGTTAAGCCCTcaataactgaataaataaatgaataagaagtACTGAGTATATGTGAAAGTAACACTATACTAAACCTGCAAATTCATCTTTAACCCATTCCCACCACCTTATTTGTTCTCCACCTCAGGCTCTGAGAATACCACAGCCTTCACAAAAGGCTCCGACACCACCACAGCCTCCATCACAGGCTCTGAGACCACCATGGCCTCCACCATGGCCTCTACTTCGGCCTTAACTACAGGCTCTAAGATCACCACAGACTCTACCACAGGCTCTgagacaacctcagcctccaccaTGGCTTCTACTGCAGCCTTCACCACAGGCTCTGAGACCAACACGGCCTCCACCACAGACTCAGGGACTACTATAGCCTCCACTAGGACCTTCACCACAGGCTCTGACACAACCACAGGCTCCACTGCAGGCTCTGAAACTATCGTGGCCTCCACCACAGTCTCTGGGACCACAACAACCTTTACTATAGCCTCCACTACAGTCCCTGAGACTACCATGGCCTCCAGCACAACCTCCACTGCAGGCTCTGAGAAAACGATGGCCTCCTCCATAATTTCTGAGACCACCATGGCCTCCACCACAGGCTCTGAGACTGCCACAGTCTCTACCACAGGCTCTGagaccaccaccacctccactgcAAGCTCTGAGGCCACTAAAGTCTCTACCACAGGCTCTGAAACCACCACAGCATCTACTGCAGGTTCTGAGACCACCACTACCTCCACCTCCATGGCAGGCTCTGAGGCCACCACAACCTCAACTGCAGACTCCAAGGTGATCACGGCATCCAGCATGAGCTCTGAGACCACTGTGGCCCCCGCTGCAGGCTCTAACACCACCACAGCCTCTACCACAGGCTCTGAGACCACTACAATCCTGATTAAAGCCTCTGAGACCACCACAGCCTCTACAGCAGGTTCTGAgaccaccaccccctcccccacaggCTCTCAGACCACCATAGTCTCTATTTCAGGTTCTGAGATCACCACCACCTCTACGGCAGGATCCGAGAACACCACAGTCTCTAGTGCAGGCTCTGGGACCACCACAGCTTCTATGGCAGGCTCTGAGACCACCGTCTCCACTGCAGGCTCTGAGACCACTACAGTCTCTATCACAGGCACTGAGACCACCATGGTCTCTGCCATGGGCTCAGAGACCACCACAAACTCTACTACAAGCTCTGAGACCACCGTCACCTCTACTGCAGGCTCTGAGACCACCACAGTCTCCACCGTGGGCTCTGAGACCACCACAGCCTATACTGCAGATTCTGAgaccactgcagcctctaccacAGGCTCTGAGATGACCACAGTCTTCACTGCAGGCTCGGAAACCATCACACCCTCTACTGCAGGCTCAGAGACCACCACAGTCTCTACTGCAGGCTCTGAGACCACTACAGTCTCCACCACAGGCTCTGAGACCACAACAGCCTCTACTGCACATTCTGAGAcgactgcagcctccaccatgGGCTCTGAGACCACCAAAGTCTCAACTGCAGGCTCTGAGACCACAGTCTCCACTGCAGGCTCTGAgaccactgcagcctctactgaAGATTCTGAAACCAACACAGCATTTACTGAAGATTCTAAGACTACCACAGCCTCTACTACAGGGTTTGAGACAACCGCAGCCTCTACTACAGGCTCTGAGCCTACCATGGCATCCACCATGGGCTCTGAGACCACTATGGCCTCTACCATAGGCCCTGAGACCACCAAGGTCTCCACTGCAAGCTCTGAGGTGACCACAGTCTTTGCTGCAGGCTCTGAGACAATCAGAGCCTCTACCGTAGGCTCTGAGACCACCACAGTCTCTACCACAGGCTCTGAGACCACCACAGCCTCCATCATGGGCTCTGAGACCAGCACAGATTCTACCACAGGCTCTGAGACCACCACAGCCTCTACTGAAGGCTCTGAGACCACCACAGCTTCCACTGAAGGCTCTGAGGCCACTACAGTCTCCACCACAGGCTCTGAGACCACTACAGTTTCTATCACAGACTCAGAGACCACCACCACCTGTACTGAAGGCTCTGAGATGACTGCAGTCTCCACCACAGTCTTTGAGACCACTACAGCCTCTACTGAAGGCTCTGAGATCACAATAGCCTCTACTTCAGACTCTGAGACCACCACAGCTTCTACTGAAGGTTCTGAGACCACTACAGTCACTACCGCAGGCTCTGAGACCAAAACAGCCTATACTACAGGCTCTGAGACCACCACAGCCTCTAATACAGGCTTGGAGACCACCACAGTCTTTACCATAGGCTCTGACACCACCACAGCCTCTACTGAAGGCTCTGAGACcactgcagtctctgccacaGGCTCTGAGATGACCACAGTCTCTACTGAAGGCTCTGAGAACACTACAGTCTCCACCACAGGCTCTGAGACCACTACAGTTTCCACCACAGGCTTGGAGACCACCACCACTTCCACTGAAGGCTCTGAGATGACTACAGTCTCCACCACAGGTGCTGAGACCACCACAGACTCTACTGAAGGCTCTGGgaccactgcagcctccactgcagGCTCTGAGACCACCACAGTCTCTACTGCAGATTCTGAGAACACCACAGCATCTACTGCAGattctgagaccacctcagcctctactACAGGCTCTGAGACCACCACAGCCTCTACTACAAGCTCTGAGACCACCACAGCCTCTACTGAAGGCTCTGAGACCACTACAGTCTCCACCACAGACTCTGAGACCACCATGGTCTCTACCACAGGCTCTGAGAGGACCATCACCTCTACTGAAGGCTCTGAGACCACTACAGTATCTGCCACAGGCTCTGAGACCACAGTCTCTACTGAAGGCTCTGGGACCACTACAGTCTCCATCACAGGCTCTGAGACCACTAAAGTTTCTACCACAGGTTCAGAGACCACCACCACTTCTACTGAAGGCTCTGAGATTACTACAGCCTCCATCACAGGCTCTGAGACCACCACAGCCTCTACTGAAGGCTCCGAGACCACCACAGCCTCTACTGAAGGCTccgagaccacctcagcctctactACAGGCTCTGAGACCACCACAGCCTCTACTACAAGCTCTGAGACCACCATGGCATCCATCATGGGCTCTGAGACCACTATGGCCTCTACCATAGGCTCTGAGACCACCAAGGTCTCCACTGCAAGCTCTAAAATGACCACAGTCTTCACTGAAAACTCTGAGACCACCATAGCCTCTACCACAGCCTCTGAGACCACC is part of the Homo sapiens chromosome 6, GRCh38.p14 Primary Assembly genome and encodes:
- the MUC22 gene encoding mucin-22 isoform 2 precursor (isoform 2 precursor is encoded by transcript variant 2) produces the protein MRRGNISPAFWFLWLLLFGLLGPSSENTTAFTKGSDTTTASITGSETTMASTMASTSALTTGSKITTDSTTGSETTSASTMASTAAFTTGSETNTASTTDSGTTIASTRTFTTGSDTTTGSTAGSETIVASTTVSGTTTTFTIASTTVPETTMASSTTSTAGSEKTMASSIISETTMASTTGSETATVSTTGSETTTTSTASSEATKVSTTGSETTTASTAGSETTTTSTSMAGSEATTTSTADSKVITASSMSSETTVAPAAGSNTTTASTTGSETTTILIKASETTTASTAGSETTTPSPTGSQTTIVSISGSEITTTSTAGSENTTVSSAGSGTTTASMAGSETTVSTAGSETTTVSITGTETTMVSAMGSETTTNSTTSSETTVTSTAGSETTTVSTVGSETTTAYTADSETTAASTTGSEMTTVFTAGSETITPSTAGSETTTVSTAGSETTTVSTTGSETTTASTAHSETTAASTMGSETTKVSTAGSETTVSTAGSETTAASTEDSETNTAFTEDSKTTTASTTGFETTAASTTGSEPTMASTMGSETTMASTIGPETTKVSTASSEVTTVFAAGSETIRASTVGSETTTVSTTGSETTTASIMGSETSTDSTTGSETTTASTEGSETTTASTEGSEATTVSTTGSETTTVSITDSETTTTCTEGSEMTAVSTTVFETTTASTEGSEITIASTSDSETTTASTEGSETTTVTTAGSETKTAYTTGSETTTASNTGLETTTVFTIGSDTTTASTEGSETTAVSATGSEMTTVSTEGSENTTVSTTGSETTTVSTTGLETTTTSTEGSEMTTVSTTGAETTTDSTEGSGTTAASTAGSETTTVSTADSENTTASTADSETTSASTTGSETTTASTTSSETTTASTEGSETTTVSTTDSETTMVSTTGSERTITSTEGSETTTVSATGSETTVSTEGSGTTTVSITGSETTKVSTTGSETTTTSTEGSEITTASITGSETTTASTEGSETTTASTEGSETTSASTTGSETTTASTTSSETTMASIMGSETTMASTIGSETTKVSTASSKMTTVFTENSETTIASTTASETTTVSTAGSETIPASTAGSETTTTTSTEGSETTTASTEGSETTTASTESSETTTATTIGSETTTASTEGSETTTTSTEGSETTTASTEGSEITTVSTTGSETTTASTEGSETTTASTEGSELTTVSTTGSETITVSAEGSETTTVTTMGSETTTASTAGSETTTVSTAGSETTTASIEGSETTTVSSTGSETTTVSTTGTETTITSTEGSETTTVTTAGSETTAVYTTGSETTTTSTEGSETTTVSTTGSETTTASTADLETTTVSTSGSGTTTASTAGSETTTVYITGSKTTTASTEGSEATTVSTTSSETTTASTTGSEMTTVFTTVSETTTVSTIGSEATTSSAAGSEATTTSTEGSETTTASTAGSETTTASTAGSETTTASTSGSETNTACTTGSETSTPSSAGSETNTAFIIGSESTIASTASLEPTATSLTGSETTTVSITASGATAASTTVSSTTFVLTKATDVSIQPITNTPMSGTRTTGTRLTASSSVTMAPGMDFTASAASHTVPGIVLNTSGLGTSTMGASSTTSAHGVRTTTGSTREPTSSTFQETGPVSMGTNTVSMSHTPTNVIKPSGYLQPWAIILISLAAVVAAVGLSVGLSFCLRNLFFPLRYCGIYYPHGHSHSLGLDLNLGLGSGTFHSLGNALVHGGELEMGHGGTHGFGYGVGHGLSHIHGDGYGVNHGGHYGHGGGH
- the MUC22 gene encoding mucin-22 isoform 1 precursor (isoform 1 precursor is encoded by transcript variant 1); translated protein: MLEMRRGNISPAFWFLWLLLFGLLGPSSENTTAFTKGSDTTTASITGSETTMASTMASTSALTTGSKITTDSTTGSETTSASTMASTAAFTTGSETNTASTTDSGTTIASTRTFTTGSDTTTGSTAGSETIVASTTVSGTTTTFTIASTTVPETTMASSTTSTAGSEKTMASSIISETTMASTTGSETATVSTTGSETTTTSTASSEATKVSTTGSETTTASTAGSETTTTSTSMAGSEATTTSTADSKVITASSMSSETTVAPAAGSNTTTASTTGSETTTILIKASETTTASTAGSETTTPSPTGSQTTIVSISGSEITTTSTAGSENTTVSSAGSGTTTASMAGSETTVSTAGSETTTVSITGTETTMVSAMGSETTTNSTTSSETTVTSTAGSETTTVSTVGSETTTAYTADSETTAASTTGSEMTTVFTAGSETITPSTAGSETTTVSTAGSETTTVSTTGSETTTASTAHSETTAASTMGSETTKVSTAGSETTVSTAGSETTAASTEDSETNTAFTEDSKTTTASTTGFETTAASTTGSEPTMASTMGSETTMASTIGPETTKVSTASSEVTTVFAAGSETIRASTVGSETTTVSTTGSETTTASIMGSETSTDSTTGSETTTASTEGSETTTASTEGSEATTVSTTGSETTTVSITDSETTTTCTEGSEMTAVSTTVFETTTASTEGSEITIASTSDSETTTASTEGSETTTVTTAGSETKTAYTTGSETTTASNTGLETTTVFTIGSDTTTASTEGSETTAVSATGSEMTTVSTEGSENTTVSTTGSETTTVSTTGLETTTTSTEGSEMTTVSTTGAETTTDSTEGSGTTAASTAGSETTTVSTADSENTTASTADSETTSASTTGSETTTASTTSSETTTASTEGSETTTVSTTDSETTMVSTTGSERTITSTEGSETTTVSATGSETTVSTEGSGTTTVSITGSETTKVSTTGSETTTTSTEGSEITTASITGSETTTASTEGSETTTASTEGSETTSASTTGSETTTASTTSSETTMASIMGSETTMASTIGSETTKVSTASSKMTTVFTENSETTIASTTASETTTVSTAGSETIPASTAGSETTTTTSTEGSETTTASTEGSETTTASTESSETTTATTIGSETTTASTEGSETTTTSTEGSETTTASTEGSEITTVSTTGSETTTASTEGSETTTASTEGSELTTVSTTGSETITVSAEGSETTTVTTMGSETTTASTAGSETTTVSTAGSETTTASIEGSETTTVSSTGSETTTVSTTGTETTITSTEGSETTTVTTAGSETTAVYTTGSETTTTSTEGSETTTVSTTGSETTTASTADLETTTVSTSGSGTTTASTAGSETTTVYITGSKTTTASTEGSEATTVSTTSSETTTASTTGSEMTTVFTTVSETTTVSTIGSEATTSSAAGSEATTTSTEGSETTTASTAGSETTTASTAGSETTTASTSGSETNTACTTGSETSTPSSAGSETNTAFIIGSESTIASTASLEPTATSLTGSETTTVSITASGATAASTTVSSTTFVLTKATDVSIQPITNTPMSGTRTTGTRLTASSSVTMAPGMDFTASAASHTVPGIVLNTSGLGTSTMGASSTTSAHGVRTTTGSTREPTSSTFQETGPVSMGTNTVSMSHTPTNVIKPSGYLQPWAIILISLAAVVAAVGLSVGLSFCLRNLFFPLRYCGIYYPHGHSHSLGLDLNLGLGSGTFHSLGNALVHGGELEMGHGGTHGFGYGVGHGLSHIHGDGYGVNHGGHYGHGGGH